CGGCGGCGGCTTTTCTTTCGTCACAGAGACAAGCAACGTCCATGAGTTTGAATTCGCTTCCCGCCTGGTCTGCCCTTGCCGCCCACTATGAATCGATTCGCGATGCTCATATGCGCGACTGGTTCGCCCCCGCGAATGATCCGGCGCCCACGCGGGCGGAGCGCTTTACCGTCAGCGGCGGCGGGCTAACACTGGATTTTTCGAAGAACCGCGTGACCGACGAGACGATCGCGTTGTTTGTTCAGCTTGCTCGCGAAACTGGTGTGCAAACGCGACGCGACGCGATGTTCGCTGGCGAAATCGTGAATCCGACCGAGCGCCGCGCCGCATTACACACGGCTTTGCGGGCCTCGGACGCGAATGCGCCGTACGCCGCGCAAGTCAACGCAGAGCGCACGAAAATGGCGGCCTTTGCTGAACGGGTGCGCAACGGCCAATGGGTGGGACACACTGGCAAACCGATCCGGCACGTCGTCAATATTGGCATCGGAGGCTCGGATTTGGGACCGAAGATGGTTACGCACGCATTGCATCACCTCGCGACACCGAAGATCCGCACCCACTACGTGTCCAATGTCGACGGTGCTGACCTGCAACGCGTGCTAGAACAGATCGATCCCGAACAGACATTGGCGATTGTTGTATCGAAGACGTTCACGACATTGGAGACGATGACCAACGCGCGCTCACTGCGCGACTGGTTCCTGCGCAGCGGCTGTGCGCCGGACCAGTTGGCCCGGCATTTTGTCGGCGTGTCGGCAAACCCGCAGGAAGTGGTGCGTTTTGGCATTGCACCCGACAATGTGTTCGAAATGTGGGACTGGGTCGGCGGACGCTATTCGCTGTGGTCGGCGGTCGGATTGTCGGTGATGATCGCAATCGGTCCCGAACACTTCGATCGATTGCTCGCGGGCGCCCATCTAATGGATGAGCATTTTCGCCATGCGCCATTGGAACGCAACCTGCCGGTGCTGCTCGGGCTGCTCGGCGTCTGGTACCGCAATTTCTTCGGTTCACAAAGCTACGTTGTCGCGCCCTATTCGGAGGCGCTGCACTTCCTGCCAGCGTACCTGCAGCAGCTGGAGATGGAGAGCAACGGCAAGTCCGCGACGCTGGATGGGCACTTCGTCGATTATCCGACTTCGGCGGTGACCTGGGGCGAGCCCGGCACGAACGGCCAGCACGCGTTCTTCCAAATGCTGCACCAGGGGCCAACGATCGTGCCCATCGACTTCATTGTGTCGCTCACGCCCGAGCATCCCTTACCCGGTCATCACGAAAAACTGCTAGCGAATTGTTTTGCTCAAGGCGAAGCGCTGATGCTAGGACGCACCCAGGCAGAAGCGGAACGCATCGCCGGGCCTGAACAGACGGCACTCGTGCCGCACATCGTTTTCCCGGGTAATCGGCCGACGAACACGATCCTGCTCGACGAGTTGAATCCCCAATCGCTCGGGGCCCTGATCGCGCTGTACGAGCACAAGACATTCGTGCAAGCCACCGTGTGGAACATCAATCCGTTCGACCAATGGGGCGTCGAACTGGGCAAGATACTCGGCAAGGTCGTCGAGGCGGACCTGATCTCGACGTCGTCGGTCGATCCGCACAAGCACGACTCGTCTACCAGCGCGTTGATTGCCCGCGCGCGCGCGAAGCTCCGATC
This sequence is a window from Mycetohabitans rhizoxinica HKI 454. Protein-coding genes within it:
- the pgi gene encoding glucose-6-phosphate isomerase; the protein is MSLNSLPAWSALAAHYESIRDAHMRDWFAPANDPAPTRAERFTVSGGGLTLDFSKNRVTDETIALFVQLARETGVQTRRDAMFAGEIVNPTERRAALHTALRASDANAPYAAQVNAERTKMAAFAERVRNGQWVGHTGKPIRHVVNIGIGGSDLGPKMVTHALHHLATPKIRTHYVSNVDGADLQRVLEQIDPEQTLAIVVSKTFTTLETMTNARSLRDWFLRSGCAPDQLARHFVGVSANPQEVVRFGIAPDNVFEMWDWVGGRYSLWSAVGLSVMIAIGPEHFDRLLAGAHLMDEHFRHAPLERNLPVLLGLLGVWYRNFFGSQSYVVAPYSEALHFLPAYLQQLEMESNGKSATLDGHFVDYPTSAVTWGEPGTNGQHAFFQMLHQGPTIVPIDFIVSLTPEHPLPGHHEKLLANCFAQGEALMLGRTQAEAERIAGPEQTALVPHIVFPGNRPTNTILLDELNPQSLGALIALYEHKTFVQATVWNINPFDQWGVELGKILGKVVEADLISTSSVDPHKHDSSTSALIARARAKLRS